Part of the Polyodon spathula isolate WHYD16114869_AA chromosome 18, ASM1765450v1, whole genome shotgun sequence genome, gttGTAAGATCAGCTTTGAGCGTTGACACAACTGGAGAGTACACAGATAACCAATCAAGAAAGACCTGAACCCTATCTAAACGTGTTTTCACTGTTATACAAGGAATTCCAGTGTTGACATGAGAGCCTGGTTACAGTACCACTTGGCTTGTGTGCtcagtactgttttgtattacACCCAACAGTTTTCTTTGAAGTGACCAGGACATTTGTATTGACAATATTTGTTAAGCCCAGGTCCACTGTTTCCAGTACAGGCAGTTACATTTTAACAGTAACAATGGTGATATGAAATAGAAACtgcatctacaaaaaaaaaaagcaacaagttATGTACcacttactgtatttaataaactttatggtaaacatttaaatatgtacacAAATCTAATGAATTATATACAAATTATATACAAATACtatttgaaatacattattttgtacaaaacCTGTGTTAACTTAGAAAATAACAAAGACTGTTGTACAGATACTTTATTTGCtagtttgttttatgtaaaactgATGTAGTCTTTGTTTTGCATCATACACTGCTAGTTTCATCAGCAATTGCTACTAAAACATACAACTTCTTATATATTTGACAAATCAGGTTAATCAAGGTTTCCCTTTATTtccagaaaaataataatcttccAAGTAATCTGCAACTTCCAAGTATATTCTGTTCATAAAAGCAAACCGGTGAACAAAGTGCCATGTGCTTGATCCTCTTTGCCGTAGTCATGGGGTGCATTTGTACTCGTCAGACCAGTCTGTGCAGTGCTGTACCCCATCTCTGCACAAGGATCTGGGAATGCATTTACAGTACTCATAGAAAATAGATGTGCAAGGCCACCAATTTGGCCCACAGGAAGGACAATTTGCCACTGTCGAGGGAAAGAATACAATATTAGGTCCTTTGAATACAAGTTGCAGTATATATGGATACTAAAGTGTTTGCATCAGTAGACAATCAGTAAAGATGTCTGTACTTACAAATCCCTACTTCATCAGAGCAGTCTCCACAGTTATTTATATCATTGCATTTTTCATCTATGTAAATCCAAAACTGGGGGTTCCCACATTTAAAAATCAGGTATGCTGGCAGGTTCTTTGGTAAATCACCTGGAAAGCAGGGCATGAAAGCCATTCACGTCAATcacatttttcttgttttgcaaaacagtGCAATTTGTTGCAACCCACATTTTTACTGAGCCTACTGCAAAAGCCCCTCAAGTGtttacaaacacaataaataacacaAGCCCTGTCTGAGCTCCCATGTTACACTTTATAACAATAATTAAAGGAATAGCGGTcaggctttttttgttgttgctgctaATTTCACCCCACTTTCatactaaatatcttgatatccctGAATAGGTAATTGTCTTCCCTTCAGATCtatgtaaaacatttcaatgagCAAGCCACCTCCCCAGTCCTGCTGTTATTCATTTTCTAGAAATGCAGGTGGGGGTGTTTCTCTTTTGCtgtcgctatttttttttttttttttttgtggttttaagaATGAAGCATCAAAGCATAATTTACAGGTAAAAAGAAAAAGTTCTTACTGCAGAGCTCAGAATTTTCATCTTCACCGTTGGCACAATTACTCATTCCATTGCACACGCTGGAAGCTGGGATGCATGTTACTCTGTCATCACACAGATAACCTGTCATGTTATTTGAAGTGCAATATCGGTTAACTGCAAGAACAAAACAGCAGTCAGTTAATGGAGAAATAAGTGTAATTTGTAGGTTGCTATCACAAACATTCTATGACGTGTTACCATTGTAATAAAGAAGAAGATCTGACCTGGTGTCCTCTGTGGAATGCCAAAAATAATGGCTAAAGCAACTGCAGCTGCCATTATTGCCAGTCCCAGCAACACAAAGACTGAAATACAGACACATCTTCTGCTGCAGCATTCACAGTTTCCGCAATCCTCACAGCAGTCTGTCAGCAAGAAAAGTGACCGTCATGTTGCTTATTCTACTCTTACAACAACCTGCTTGATTATCTCATTTACTCGTCCTTCTTTCCAAGTGTTAAAACTGATGTCTCTTAATTACGAGTGAAACGAACACACTCTATAACGTGATTCACGTTATAAGTATGGAAAGTGACAACTGTCTATAAATCCAGTTATTTGGTTACAGATATTTATGGTGAAAGTAATTTCTCATGAAACAACCTCACAGTAAATCCGGCTCATGCTCTTTTATTGATAATATGCTATTACCTCTCCAATTTATTTATATTGCTTGGATCACTGGCACGCTTTAAATAGATTTTTCTGTAAGATGTCAATAATTTGTCTTTTAACAGTCCCCTGTCTAGAAGAAAATAGCTGAATATTAGTTATATTCAATGTTTACACAGACACATAAACCAATGTGAACAGAaagcactgttaaaaacaaactgtatattTCATAAATTCTTTTGTATAAATTCCACATTTTACATAAGAAAAACATCTATTAGACTGTCAGGTGTAAAGTTAATCAATATTTTTGCTCTATCATGACTGAGCTTTTAAAGTACTGGACAATatacattacaaacaaacaacatgatTCGAAATAACAATATTACCTATGTGAGGTACACCAGGAATTATAATTCACACACTAATCCTAGATTCCTAGTGAATTATTTATTACATCTGTATAGGCATAAATTATCTTACatattctttattgttttatgtagATGCAACATATATTTTCTTGATATggaaaaatacaactgaaatgcaCAATGAACTTCTCTATTTGACTTTTATTAAAGGTTTTTATGCAAGAAGTGTGAACATTACCTTTCTCTCTTCGTGATAACATTGAGACAGTTGAACCTAGTGAGGCTGCATCAAAACTCCTACTTCTCTGTAAAAAGTAGGGAAAACAATTGCTTACACattgaattatattttgtttCTACTCAGTTATAAACATACCAGTCCAGAACACAAGTCTTTTCAACATACTTCTTACAGAACAGCTAATACATAAGTTATAGGTTACCATGACAAGagtaaaaaatgtatgaaataccTGAGGGTGAGTCTTGTTGGACCTCATCTTTTAACAGTTTATTCCTCCACAGCTTCTCAGTGCCCAATGCCTGTATAATGTCCCTTCAAGCTTACACAATTAAAAATTTGTTCAGCCTCCAATTTGCTTTAAAGTTCCTTGATAACATGCACATCTTACACCACTCTGTCAAACAGTAATTCTGTCGCTTGGTTACCAGAAGAAACAGAGCCAAAGCAATGAGACTCACATACTGTTACCTGAACAATTGAAAACACGTATCATGGAAACAGTCAAGGGTTTCACTGTCaatcaaatacatgtttgtgttGACACTATTGAGCAAGGTCCAGCCCTGGCAAGAAGTGCAGAGGCGTCATGCCTCCTTCTACTGTTTGTTCTGGCAGGGTCCAAGTAGCAGCGAGATTCTGTATGAGGTATTCTGTAATGGCAGCTGCAGATGGGATCAGTCGTGTTTTGTCTCTAGAGCTCTTCTAGTGTGCAGCTACCTCACTTCTCTACAAAAATGTGCACAACAGGTCAAGGTCACCCACCAGGCGTTTGGCACTGGTTAAACACAATAATACACAGTAAGAATAGAGTATAATTTTGCAAACGTTGGCTgtgtgtctggttggttgtttgcatgtaaattaacatttaatgATACTTTAATATATTCCCCCCATTTATCCTTCCACTATTCCTATCCTTTCACATAAACAAGTTTAAGCAGACTATGCAAAAAGTAGACCCTTATTTGTTTTATACTCATTGACaaaaagtatttacagaaactctatatatacatacacaccaaacatatatatatatatatatatatatatatatatatacacacacactacatacatacatatatatatacatacatacatatatacatacatacatatatatacacatacatacatattttatatatatacacatacatacatatatatatttctgtaaattCTTTGTCAATGAGTATAAATAAAAGGGACTCCAAAACAAGAAATtacacacagcagtgtattgtgTCAAGCATGTTTagcatttttttatgtaaagaaacattaaacaataacccaaacagtaatattttatttattatacaacacaattattaaatgtaattaattctgTCCTTCACAAAAATTTGGAAGCTGAAAGCTCAAGGTAAGTAcatgaaacatttaaatgaaaaaagtgaacaagtgcaatgaggagaaatgtttgtttgatAAAAGTATGCAAGACATTCCACTGTATTAGTCTAGATTAGATTACCTATGGTTCAACTGCAACCATAAAATAACTTAATTGAAAACTATGCTCCTAGCCCTGATGATTATGACTTAGCAAATCaaggaaagaaaagtaaacaagcATGCCAAGCAAACTGATCTATACTATGCTCTGCACAGTCAATCATCAGCATTTCAAAAAAACGttatacgtttttttttaatctataaaagagaaaaataaaacactgagatAAATTAGTAAATTATGATTCACAAATACTAGATAACAAGACCTAGCACATGTCATAAAAATTACATCACTGCAGGTAGAATAGGTATGGTATAGTTTAGGTTGTGTGATGCAACAAAAAATGCATCAACACACTGAGATAACATCAATCAATATCCCCTTTCCTAGTGTAAAgcttagggggggggggggtaagagaTCATGCAAAACAGAGCTGCAGttaatcattttattaacataacCCCAACAACTAAACAAACCCTGTTAGAAAAACTGGTAAGACTAAAATGTTATCATTGACAGGCCATTTGGTTGTGCCAAGCCCCACACTAGTACATCCTAAATGTTTGACTGGTTCAGGTTAACTTTTGATGGTAAAGGCCCAGCTGCTTCTTCAGCCATTGAACTGATGATAACCAGAGAGGATGGTGGGTATGGGGTTAGTTTCTGGTCCTTCACATATTCCAGATCTCCATAAATGCttaatttctgaaataaaaaaggtaGAAGCTTTAATACATTCTAAACATTAACGCTTTGGACTCTACATTTTATAACTACAAATAAGTTAAATAACACACATACATTGCAAGGAGATAAATAACATTATAGCCTTGAGTATCTACAGCATGTGAAAAAATATCCACCAGAGCTGGAtctgtgtttttcaatttatagcaatttataaaatgtaaatgtgacatccAACAGGTGGGAACCTTTATTTTCAGTGAAAACCTGCAAGTCTGATAAATATCCAAATGTCAAACCATCTTACCTCAGATGGTACATACTGGTCCACAGCAGTTGCTACTGTTGCACAGCAAATCCAGATCAGCACCAGCACAGAAAGAACTAGTGTAGTTGTCAATATCCAACCAGGCAGCCAGGTACTTCTGAATCAGGTACATACAGCACACAAGTACTCATAGTAATTTCTATAAACATAATTAGTACACAaatctacagcacagcacagtacattacatttttttttagatttagtcATTGCCACTGacttttaccccatttttctccccagtttagaattatcaattgtgttattattaatcctggttcaccactgcaaccccccccccGGCAATTTGGAAAACTTTTTTCGCattgtggatccacagtgaagccaccagacctatagtgccggaggacaacccAGATCTGaacggctccactgcagacccgcaggtgcctTATCAggcacaggggtcgctggtgcacgttGAACTGTGGACTGCCCTGCTGACCAAACCATCCCTACCCGGGCAACGCTTGGCCAATTGCGAGCttaccccctgggaactcccggtcacggcaggcaatgacatagcctggattcaaacctgcgatctccaggctatagggcgtgTGACAGTAAGTTCATTTAAACACAGTCATTATTAACAATGTAGTATAACTCACTCCTATCAAAAAACAGAGTATTGACATCTTACTAACCTTGAAAGACACTTAAATAAGTTATGGTCCTCCTTATCAACATTATCTGGGTCCACTCCAAATTCTTGCTCTTGCATGAAATTCTTGTGGTCGTGTTTGTAGATTGCATTTTCTGGGTGTCTATCTGCTggaacattacaatagtttaggGGGGAAAAATATCaaattttattatgttataataattattataatataataaataataaatatatatatatatatatataatatatatatatatatatatatatatatgcacacacacacaatatattatacacaaacacacaaagtaCTGTGCTTACATGATTCTCTGGCAAATGATGTGTCCTTCAGCTCCTCTTTCTGTGGTTCAAATCGTGGCATAAACTGAATCTGTGGCTCAGACTAaacagggaaataaaaacaagattgtCAAACACACAATATGACTGTATCCATTTTGTACCTTACAGAACAAATCTCTAATTTTTGCTACTTAAAGTGCCTCATAAAAtacattagtttttgttttaatggcaCGCCTGGCAACAAAACttatttttcatacagtatttCGATAGAGATTTTATGCATTACTTCTCACAAAGGTAGGGCCAGCATTTTTTATACCTAAAAGCAAGTTCACTCTTTTTATCAATTACAGTATTAGGTTAATTTGCATTACCTGAAATATAACTACTTTGCCATCATCAGCTTGGAGGTAGAATGTCCACGAAGATGTTATGAAGCTCTGGGCTGAGCTCATCATATCATTCCAGAATCCACCCACCAAAGTAAGTGGAAAAGGAACATGCATCCCGGGCATCATGTCCAACAGCTGGAAaccaaacaatcaaaaaaaactatttaaagcaGTTTTTTGTACTTTCTATATTAGAAAGAAAACtacattatgcatttattttgtgtgtgtagtATCCCAGTTAAAAACCATCGCTggctgtacagttttttttttcctgcagcatTAATTACAGTTGCATTTTccaaaaaaattgtattaaaaaaataaacatacattttaacacacaatGCTTAACCCGCAGCTGATAATGCTGCCAACAATCAAGTGAGCTTGACAGTGTTTACAGATTTGTTTCTATGAAAACAGAATGGTCACCGATATAAACATTGGCATCATTTGCATTATAACGACTGCACTGGAAATATGGCTGTCTGGTGTTTCCAATGCCATCATATTCACACTGCAGTTACCAGACCTCACCTGTTCCTGTCTCTGTTCTGCAAATGGCAGTTGACTCTGGCATCCAAGATTACAGGCATATTGATCCTGTGACTGAGAATAGGCTTCATGACAAGctgaaaacaataatacaattaaactgcCATTGAGAATTCAAGGACAACACATATTCACCAGTTGGAAATTAGAAACTAACTACAGACATAAAGCGTCGGGGTTTTGTTATGTTATGTCGCATTACAAAAGTAAGACATTCCCACCCACGCATGTCTTGTGTGATGCTGCTTTATGAATGTTCTACCTTTTAAACATAGCACCCTTGCCCATTGAGAGATGTAATATAATTGATCGAGGATTACCCGAATCACACTCGGTCTTGGACTGGTTTAAGTCTTCTCTGTCGTTTACAAGCTGGCAAATTGAGAAGAGTCGACAACCCCTCTGGCAAGCATACAGCTCCTCTTCctaaaaagaaaaccaataaacaaaatcAGTGGCTTGTTTCCGTTATTAATTACATAATTCCTACCACTCCACGCGCTTGTTGCAGTGGAAGTTAAAATTTGAACAACAAATACACCCAACGTCTTTACATGACGATGTAGTACGCATAACGTTGCAATCAAAAACACAGACCCTTATAACATCTACAGTAGGTAACTGTATAATCAATGtgaatacataaaatacagaacattgtatttgtaattacaaACTACCTACCCTGGGGTATGTGTGCAAACTATAGGTCATCTGGCAGGTCTTGCGACAGGAACCCGTCTCTTCCAAAACACCGTCAAGTATAACGGGGGAACACCAGCTGCAGAtgaacaaacagcaaaatgtCAAGCAAAATCCAGACACCTTCCACacctccattttgttttttcagtttttcaaaacaaaagccTCACAACCGTCTCCCCCTTCCTTCTTCCTTATTCCTTGTTATGGTACGCCTGAACGAAAGTATCGCGAGAAAGTAAATCTGCGTGCTGCGCCCTCAAGGGCAAACGACGCCCCTTGAGTGGAGTCAGTCCGCTCACAGAGTCTGCGCGGGATGATCTGGTCTCTGGTGAAATAGGATCCGCAATTAACTATTCCCAAAAAGGTTTTGATAATTCTCGAAATTTTCCGGTTTCTCAAGCATATCTACAGCCAAAACAATACTTCACATGATAAAGTTGGTTAATTACGTTTACGTTAGTTAAAAGAATGTGTTTTTAGAGATGCCTCTCTCATAATTTTGCAGTCTGCTAGTTGCGCCCCAGCAGTAATGAGTGTCAGTATGTGTTTTCGAACATAAAAAATGGATTTAGTaattgtgcttctttttttttttttttctgggaggaCTTTTATAACCGTTACCACAAAGAGAAAGTGCGCAAATCATTTCAGCCATAGTCctctggaaataaaaataaataaataaataatgaaatggaCAGGTTTGTAGAAAGATTGTCAAAAGGAGAAGCTAAGAAGGAAGTGAAGACTCAAGGAAAGATCTACAGGCTAGCAACCATTGAGTCTTGCTCGTTTTAATGGTTTCGTTTGGTAGACAGCATCATATAAATTAGTTTGGGTGAGACGAGTACAGGCTTCATGTCTACATAATCACCGTTACCACAGATGAACTGTAATAATATATCCTAGTATTTCTACCTTTTTTTTAGAGTTGTGGTGATAGACATAGCAAGATTCAAATCAATGCTGGAGCtacctaagaacataagaacataagaaagtttacaaacgagaggaggccattcggcccatcttgctcgtttggttgttagtagcttattgatcccagaatctcatcaagcagcttcttgaaggatcccagggtgtcagcttcaacaacattactggggagttgattccagaccctcacaattctctgtgtaaaaaagtgcctcctattttctgttctgaatgcccctttgtctaatctccatttgtgacccctggtccttgtttattttttcaggctgaaaaagtcccttgggtcgacactgtcaatacctttttgaattttgaatgcttgaattaggtcgccacgtagtcttctttgttcaagactgaatagattcaattctttcagtctgtctgcatatgacatgccttttaagcccagaataattctggtcgctcttctttgcactctttctagagcagcaatatcttttttatagcgaggtgaccagaactgaacacaatattcaagatgaggtcttactagtgcattgtacagttttaacattacttcccttgatttaaattcgacacgtTTCACAATATATCCGGCCAAGCACAGGAAAACTTTCTGTTAGGCTTGACAGAGCTGAACAAGAAGATACCATCGAAAGAAGTTTTGCGATCAACAAAGATTGTTAAGATATAAtgagaagtaaaataaaacacaggagcTGTTTGCCCTTATATTGTAAGGGTTGTGCTAGACATACAGTAAATGTTACCTATCTGTGAGCTGTGctataaacagtttaaacagctgCTTTGGGCTTGATAAAATGCCCTATTACTATGGATAGGATTACTGTATCTTAGAGGTTGATTTGACTGCCATATACCCTGCTGGAATAAGACACACCTGGATTCTAGTAAAACATTTTCCAGCACTGGTGAATAGCTTTTGGTGTTATCAACCACATATTTTAGTGGTAAGCAGTGAACAACCACAGTTGGTTGATGCCACAGTTCTGCAAAATGCTTTAATAATTTCAGGTCATACTGTAAACAAGATGCGGAATCATTCAGATCCTGAAGTTACCAGTCTAGGCAGTAAAGGTTACAGGCAGTGACAGGCGTTCATTGAAGAGAATGCCAACAAGCCCTCAATAGAAGTCTAATGTGACTGGCAAGCGGAATGCTTCAGGAATAATACTAGAAAGCTGCCGTCTGAGTCCATGGAAGTGGAGGTATGTAGCATACTGGCAGTGGTGCcgattgttttttaaaaacggacaataaaaaaatacttcaaaggTGTATATTGCTGGGGTTTTCTTAAATCTCATTAGCTTCAGTGCCCTTCTCAATGCTCCCGTATCATAGTTTAGTTCCAGTTAATTTCTAAAACTGTAAGTAAGCATGTAAGTAAACATAAACCAGCAGTGGGGTAAAATGAAGCAAACTCCCTGAATCAAAAGGAGTTGTAGGAGATGCTGCAGGTAAGTTCACAGCGATTCTATGTTTCTCATTTCCATGCTGATCACCCCCTTGTTGAAAACATCGAGAGAGAGGTATTCCATCAGTGCTCTCGACCCATCAGCGGGGGCCTGCACTAGGTAAAGTCGCTAGTTTTCACCTTAAAACACAAGCTTGATATCCGGACACAGGACAAAGACAGCGAGCTACCTGTGAACCAGTTtgtaaaaaccaacaaaaaatacgTCTGAACGGTAAATGTCTGTCATCAGGTTCTAccaaatgaaaaacattattgATGGATGTTCATAAAAACAGGCTTTTCAGAGCTGAACTTTATTTTTCCACTAATCCttgatacattttataaatactgtatggaAACATTGtggtaataaatataataaactgcTGTTAATCCttaaaaactgaatattttgtataaaacacCCGATGGTGACATGAATCATACATACTCTGTCTTCGTCTACTTCTCTATCCTTTGCAATGGTTCACTGGTTAAAGACAACATATTGTTCTTGGATACCAGTTATTTAGAAATAGCCTGTTGTAAAGTTCTGTTCTGCTGGTGAATAAATCAATCTGTGCATAGATAggttcttttaaacattttaatatttagtttcatgcaaaaaaaacaatgaatgatggattttttttacaCGATGTTTTcactatatttatttaacatttacattttttatgataAGTGTGTCTGGACTGTATTCCGCAAACTGCAATTCTGTTATTTGCCAGCTTATCATTTGTAGGTGTGCTTTTTCTTGCTCctgcacaattaaataaaaaaaaaaaaagaatagctgtAGTGTTAATTAAataccactaggtggcagtgtGCCCTAGATGAAATGTAAAGAATGAGAATAGATCACGGCCCTGCACCCTTTACACTGCACGTATATCTGACGGACAGAAACATCTTTTATGATTGTGAATTAATTAATGTACAACAGCCTGTACTTACCATGTCTCAACCTGTGTGCAGTATTGAATAAAATCAGGGCCATACATTCTGCTGTGCATTTATTTCATACATTTTGCATTCAAGAATAGAGAAAGAGGTGCTATATTACTGTACTTAAATGCAGACTAAATGAAGGAATTATTTGCACTGTACCGTACATTTTGCTCCGACCAGGCTATGGAGAATGGTTTCCACACCAAATCTAAATGATATGCTGGTGCTTTTTTTATAGTTCACTTACTGAAATTAAACtgtaataatgtgcaatataaaaGGGGTTTAAAACCAATTTCAGCTATTATTTATGACAAATGACAATTCCACACattatgaaataacaaatgtcACTGTACATTATTTACACTTGTCAAAAAGATCAACAGTGCTGCTCGGTATACTTCTATTTATATCTTTGAGTTCCTTTAAAAAGTCAAGTGTTTGTTAGCAactctttaaaataaaagctaACTTTGGTGGCTGCTTCTTAAAGCAGTACCAAGCCTATAATAGCAATCAGCATTAGGATGCCAGCCAGAACACAGATACTGATGAAGACGATGTCGCTGGTGTCATGTTTTTTCAAGCTGTCTGAATCCGAGGTGTCTGTTTGCACTGGCTGTGTTTCCACCAGGTTCTCAGCCTGCTGGCTCAGCCTTTTGGGGTCACCCCCTGAGATGATATTCACTGAGGCTTCCTTCCGTTTGGGGTTGCACAGGACTTCATACTGCTGCCTGTTCTCCTGGTGTCCCTCAGAGAAGTCAATGTAGAGGGTGTTCACTATCATTGTGGTGTTTCTTCTTTTCTGCAAAGCAATTGAGTATGATGCAAAAGAGGCATGAAGACTGTTTATGGGCTTAGATCATAAAGCATGCGTTTGACCAGTAAATGTGTCTCAGCATTATGTATTTACTGGAATGGTTCTACAGGAAACCATTCTAGTAAATCCTTACATAGACTATGTAAAGATTCTATAAATAAAGGGGCTAGTTAACGGAGggtgaatattatttatttatttttttgacaaaacaaattcaaaacactGCCAttctcaatatttatttttctttacctgAGATGCTGTGTCACAGGAGTCAAACCTGGCCATTATTTTGTAAGTGGAGGCAACAGTCAGTGCGGCACAGGAGGGGTTCCCCAGGTAAATACTGTGGCGATCCAGCTTAGGAAGGACCTGCTGTGCGATCTGGATCTGGAAATCAGTTCTGCTACAGCTGACATTCATTGGAACTACTTCATATAGGAAAACAAAAATTATTACAGAATTGTGATGGTCCAAAATGAGAAGTGAAAGTTATAAATACTATCATTACCCACCACCAGGAGAAGTCGAGATAAAGGAACTACCTTTATCCCTagaatataataacaaaaatacttta contains:
- the LOC121331190 gene encoding low-density lipoprotein receptor class A domain-containing protein 1-like, which translates into the protein MRSNKTHPQRSRSFDAASLGSTVSMLSRREKDCCEDCGNCECCSRRCVCISVFVLLGLAIMAAAVALAIIFGIPQRTPVNRYCTSNNMTGYLCDDRVTCIPASSVCNGMSNCANGEDENSELCSDLPKNLPAYLIFKCGNPQFWIYIDEKCNDINNCGDCSDEVGILANCPSCGPNWWPCTSIFYEYCKCIPRSLCRDGVQHCTDWSDEYKCTP
- the LOC121331285 gene encoding transmembrane protein 59-like isoform X2, which encodes MEVWKVSGFCLTFCCLFICSWCSPVILDGVLEETGSCRKTCQMTYSLHTYPREEELYACQRGCRLFSICQLVNDREDLNQSKTECDSACHEAYSQSQDQYACNLGCQSQLPFAEQRQEQLLDMMPGMHVPFPLTLVGGFWNDMMSSAQSFITSSWTFYLQADDGKVVIFQSEPQIQFMPRFEPQKEELKDTSFARESYRHPENAIYKHDHKNFMQEQEFGVDPDNVDKEDHNLFKCLSRSTWLPGWILTTTLVLSVLVLIWICCATVATAVDQYVPSEKLSIYGDLEYVKDQKLTPYPPSSLVIISSMAEEAAGPLPSKVNLNQSNI
- the LOC121331285 gene encoding transmembrane protein 59-like isoform X1 — its product is MEVWKVSGFCLTFCCLFICSWCSPVILDGVLEETGSCRKTCQMTYSLHTYPREEELYACQRGCRLFSICQLVNDREDLNQSKTECDSACHEAYSQSQDQYACNLGCQSQLPFAEQRQEQLLDMMPGMHVPFPLTLVGGFWNDMMSSAQSFITSSWTFYLQADDGKVVIFQSEPQIQFMPRFEPQKEELKDTSFARESSDRHPENAIYKHDHKNFMQEQEFGVDPDNVDKEDHNLFKCLSRSTWLPGWILTTTLVLSVLVLIWICCATVATAVDQYVPSEKLSIYGDLEYVKDQKLTPYPPSSLVIISSMAEEAAGPLPSKVNLNQSNI